One segment of Streptosporangium brasiliense DNA contains the following:
- a CDS encoding ArsR/SmtB family transcription factor — translation MDGILTSEKLLALLAAIGHPLRLRIIAELSGGRVHVSELARRLGISRPLLYMHLERMEKAGLVAGDLELSADGKAMKYFELVPFDVRLTADTVLGALRADGQEGPDVQETRR, via the coding sequence GTGGATGGGATTCTGACCAGTGAGAAGCTGCTGGCGCTGCTCGCCGCCATCGGCCACCCACTCCGACTACGGATCATCGCCGAGCTGTCCGGCGGCCGGGTGCATGTCAGCGAGCTGGCCCGGCGGCTCGGCATATCTCGGCCGCTGCTCTACATGCATCTTGAGCGGATGGAGAAGGCGGGCCTGGTCGCCGGCGATCTGGAGCTGTCGGCGGACGGCAAGGCGATGAAGTATTTCGAGCTGGTGCCGTTCGACGTGCGCCTGACAGCGGACACGGTCCTCGGCGCACTGCGAGCGGACGGACAGGAAGGCCCCGACGTGCAGGAGACCCGGAGATGA
- a CDS encoding YhgE/Pip family protein, translated as MRSLRLGRLELRRFTRSRLTRAALAGVVMLPLLYAGLYLWSFWDPQGNLENIPVALVVEDRPATVDGKTVDAGRELADELRERKVLGWHTVDARQAADGVNDGSFYLSLTIPADFSARLASPSGDGTPTPAELGVRVDTGRSYIMGTISDAVFTEVKDAAGRTALKDYWDNVFVSFGELHDATAKAADGADDLHDGTAKAGKGASTLNAGLGQAKAGTHQLTVGLGSANTATGRLSAGADKLTGGLGQAESGSRKLGQGLAKLEKGAKQVADGNAQVYKQVHAQVSKINEVADEVVPVLRENGARLQSLAEAVERGAGLVADGAGALPGGIKQGAEQAQQQAQQLQSWLDGNPDADPRLRAIAERLTRSTQEVATGLEGAAGDGSGAAAQLQRDARRIAEVAGRTAEVAPTAGQQLDQARDKINQLDEGLGKLADGSAKLHAGLGDAADANGKITSGISQLGDGSAQLSRGLTQLGGGIVKLSDGAARVDSGVGRLHEGAGELTTGIGKLTDGSRKLSDKLGDGAEQIPDYGKGERADRSEMMSEPVKLANQVANEVPNYGTGFAPFFVPLALWVGAMVSYMVLRPLNPRLLAGTAPAWRIAVAGWLPGLVLGAAQVGVLMAVIRFALGMEAAHWAGIAGILLLTVAAFLAVVQAVNALLGAPGRVVVLALLMLQLTSAAGTYPIETSPGFFQTISPWLPMSWVVSALRRLISGGDLTVVWQAGGVLALTAALGLSLTVYAVHKGRTWSMRRLHPELAL; from the coding sequence ATGAGATCGTTGCGGCTGGGACGGCTGGAGCTGCGGCGGTTCACCCGGTCGCGGCTGACCCGGGCGGCACTGGCGGGCGTGGTGATGCTGCCGCTGCTGTACGCCGGGCTGTACCTGTGGTCGTTCTGGGACCCGCAGGGCAACCTCGAGAACATCCCGGTGGCGCTGGTCGTGGAGGACAGGCCCGCGACCGTCGACGGCAAGACGGTCGACGCGGGCCGCGAGCTGGCCGACGAGTTGCGTGAGCGCAAGGTCCTGGGCTGGCACACGGTCGACGCCCGGCAGGCCGCCGACGGCGTGAACGACGGCAGCTTCTACCTGTCCCTGACCATCCCCGCCGACTTCAGCGCCCGGCTGGCCTCGCCCTCCGGCGACGGCACGCCGACCCCCGCCGAGCTCGGGGTGCGGGTCGACACCGGCCGCAGTTACATCATGGGAACGATCTCCGACGCGGTGTTCACCGAGGTCAAGGACGCGGCGGGCCGTACCGCGCTGAAGGACTACTGGGACAACGTCTTCGTGTCCTTCGGCGAGCTGCACGACGCCACCGCCAAGGCCGCCGACGGGGCGGACGATCTGCACGACGGTACGGCGAAGGCCGGAAAGGGCGCGTCCACCCTGAACGCCGGCCTCGGCCAGGCCAAGGCCGGCACCCACCAGCTCACCGTGGGCCTGGGCAGCGCCAACACCGCCACCGGCCGGCTGTCGGCCGGGGCGGACAAGCTGACCGGAGGCCTGGGCCAGGCGGAGAGCGGCTCACGCAAGCTGGGCCAGGGACTGGCGAAGCTGGAGAAGGGCGCCAAGCAGGTCGCCGACGGCAACGCGCAGGTCTACAAGCAGGTCCACGCCCAGGTGTCGAAGATCAACGAGGTGGCCGACGAGGTCGTCCCGGTGCTGCGGGAGAACGGGGCGCGGCTGCAGTCGCTCGCGGAGGCCGTCGAGCGGGGCGCCGGCCTGGTCGCCGACGGCGCGGGAGCGCTGCCCGGCGGGATCAAGCAGGGGGCGGAACAGGCCCAGCAGCAGGCGCAGCAGTTGCAGAGCTGGCTGGACGGCAATCCGGACGCCGACCCGCGGCTGCGGGCCATCGCCGAACGTCTCACCCGGTCCACCCAGGAGGTGGCCACCGGGCTGGAGGGCGCCGCCGGCGACGGCAGCGGCGCCGCGGCCCAGTTGCAGCGGGACGCCCGCCGGATCGCGGAGGTCGCGGGCCGCACGGCGGAGGTCGCGCCCACCGCGGGCCAGCAGCTCGACCAGGCCAGGGACAAGATCAATCAACTGGACGAGGGGCTCGGCAAGCTGGCCGACGGCTCGGCGAAGCTCCACGCGGGCCTCGGTGACGCGGCGGACGCCAACGGGAAGATCACTTCTGGGATCTCCCAGCTCGGCGACGGCTCCGCGCAGCTCAGCCGGGGGCTGACCCAGCTCGGCGGCGGCATCGTCAAGCTGAGCGACGGCGCGGCCAGGGTGGACAGCGGGGTGGGCCGCCTGCACGAGGGCGCCGGGGAGCTCACCACCGGTATCGGCAAGCTGACGGACGGGTCCAGGAAACTGAGCGACAAGCTCGGGGACGGCGCCGAGCAGATCCCGGACTACGGCAAGGGCGAGCGCGCCGACCGGAGCGAGATGATGAGCGAGCCGGTCAAGCTGGCCAACCAGGTCGCCAACGAGGTGCCCAACTACGGCACCGGGTTCGCGCCCTTCTTCGTCCCGCTGGCCCTGTGGGTCGGCGCGATGGTGAGCTACATGGTGCTGCGCCCGCTCAACCCCCGTCTCCTCGCCGGTACGGCTCCCGCCTGGCGGATCGCGGTGGCCGGCTGGCTGCCGGGACTGGTCCTGGGCGCCGCCCAGGTGGGCGTGCTGATGGCGGTGATCAGGTTCGCGCTCGGCATGGAGGCCGCGCACTGGGCCGGGATCGCCGGGATCCTGCTTCTCACCGTGGCGGCGTTCCTGGCGGTCGTGCAGGCGGTCAACGCCCTGCTCGGCGCGCCGGGACGGGTCGTGGTGCTGGCACTGCTGATGCTCCAGCTGACCTCGGCCGCCGGGACCTATCCGATCGAGACCTCGCCGGGCTTCTTCCAGACGATCTCACCGTGGCTCCCGATGAGCTGGGTGGTCAGCGCGCTGCGGCGGCTGATCAGCGGCGGCGACCTCACGGTGGTCTGGCAGGCCGGCGGGGTGCTGGCGCTGACCGCCGCGCTGGGCCTGAGCCTGACCGTCTACGCCGTGCACAAGGGGCGCACCTGGTCGATGCGGCGCCTCCACCCCGAGCTGGCACTGTGA
- a CDS encoding TetR/AcrR family transcriptional regulator — translation MTQQRAGAGSVDTGAEQDRRGPGAGTATGTERDRREPAPDTGAGAERDRRGPGAGAAVRKGDGRRAETRLRLFTAAVEVIAEQGYTAATVDAIAERAGVAKGTVFYNFGSKEALFAALLEHGIQRLADALGEADTGQAALDTLDSVVMAQLRFFEEYGAFARVLLAEMWRTAWQDAVARLREQALGVYAGALRRAVAEGVVREDLDVETAATAVFGMVLTVSIERRALHPDRPIEQLHATLVDLLHRRVSG, via the coding sequence ATGACACAGCAGCGGGCCGGGGCCGGGAGCGTGGACACGGGCGCGGAACAGGACCGGCGAGGGCCCGGGGCGGGCACGGCCACGGGCACGGAGCGGGACCGGCGAGAGCCTGCCCCGGACACCGGCGCGGGCGCGGAACGGGACCGGCGAGGGCCCGGGGCGGGCGCGGCCGTGAGGAAGGGAGACGGCCGCCGGGCCGAGACGAGGCTCAGGCTGTTCACGGCGGCCGTGGAGGTGATCGCCGAGCAGGGCTACACCGCCGCCACGGTGGACGCGATCGCCGAACGGGCCGGTGTCGCCAAGGGCACCGTGTTCTACAACTTCGGCAGCAAGGAGGCGCTCTTCGCCGCGCTGCTCGAACACGGGATCCAGCGGCTGGCCGACGCGCTGGGCGAGGCGGACACCGGGCAGGCCGCGCTCGACACCCTCGACTCGGTGGTCATGGCGCAGCTGCGGTTCTTCGAGGAGTACGGCGCGTTCGCCCGGGTGCTGCTCGCCGAGATGTGGCGCACCGCCTGGCAGGACGCGGTGGCCAGGCTGCGCGAGCAGGCGCTGGGGGTCTACGCGGGGGCGCTGCGCCGGGCGGTGGCCGAGGGCGTGGTCCGGGAGGACCTGGATGTGGAGACCGCGGCGACGGCCGTGTTCGGCATGGTGCTGACCGTCTCGATCGAGCGCCGGGCGCTCCACCCCGACCGCCCGATCGAGCAGCTCCACGCCACGCTCGTCGATCTCCTCCACAGACGGGTGTCCGGCTAG